From Deltaproteobacteria bacterium, the proteins below share one genomic window:
- the lpxA gene encoding acyl-ACP--UDP-N-acetylglucosamine O-acyltransferase, producing MIHPTAIIDPGAELGNDVTVGPFAVIGPKVTIGDGTTVGSHAVIESHVRMGKGNRIHSFASVGAIPQDLKFGGEESWVEMGDGNIIREFATVNRGTSGGGGVTRVGNNTLVMAYCHIAHDCVVGSRVIMANAATLAGHITVEDGAIIGGMTGVHQFVRIGEHCIIGGMSGVSQDVPPYVTAVVSRPQRGYALYGLNLVGLRRNRFSPETVAALKQAFKIIFRSEVPLKEALARAEAELPPLPEVKHLIAFVRESKRGVLR from the coding sequence ATGATCCATCCGACCGCGATCATCGACCCGGGGGCGGAGCTCGGGAACGACGTCACGGTGGGGCCGTTCGCCGTGATCGGGCCGAAGGTGACGATCGGAGACGGGACCACCGTCGGATCGCACGCCGTCATCGAATCCCACGTCCGGATGGGGAAGGGGAACCGCATCCATTCGTTCGCCTCCGTCGGAGCGATCCCGCAGGACCTGAAGTTCGGCGGCGAGGAGTCGTGGGTGGAGATGGGGGACGGGAACATCATCCGCGAGTTCGCGACCGTGAACCGCGGGACGTCGGGGGGCGGCGGGGTGACGCGCGTCGGGAACAACACCCTCGTGATGGCGTACTGCCACATCGCCCACGACTGCGTCGTGGGGAGCCGCGTCATCATGGCGAACGCGGCCACTCTCGCCGGCCACATCACGGTCGAGGACGGCGCGATCATCGGCGGGATGACCGGGGTGCACCAGTTCGTCCGGATCGGGGAGCACTGCATCATCGGCGGGATGTCGGGCGTTTCGCAGGATGTGCCGCCGTACGTCACGGCGGTCGTGTCGCGCCCGCAGCGCGGATACGCGCTGTACGGGCTGAACCTCGTGGGGCTCCGCCGGAACCGCTTCTCCCCGGAGACCGTGGCGGCGCTCAAGCAGGCGTTCAAGATCATCTTCCGCTCCGAGGTGCCCCTCAAGGAGGCGCTGGCGCGCGCCGAGGCGGAGCTGCCGCCGCTGCCCGAGGTCAAGCACCTGATCGCGTTCGTCCGCGAGAGCAAGCGCGGCGTCCTGAGGTAG